The Panicum hallii strain FIL2 chromosome 5, PHallii_v3.1, whole genome shotgun sequence genome contains the following window.
ACATGTCACGGTGGAACATGGCATCCACTTCTTCTGTAAATAGCACCAGCACCCTGCCTGTACTTGCACATTTACACTTGTACACCAACTGCAGCCCATCAAATCCCCAAAGCCTACAGCCAAAGAAACCAGCATGGTAATGCGCTCGGCGTGCTTTCTGCTGCTGCTGACCGCCTCCATGTTCTTCTCAACGCTCCTGGACGCGGATGCTGATGATGAGGCGGCGCTGCTGGCCTTCAAGGCGGCAGCAGTTGGCAGCAACACCGACGCCCTTGCTTCCTGGAACGGGAGCACCGATGGCGGATACTGCAGCTGGGAGGGGGTGAGGTGCCGGGGCAGGCACCATCGAGTGGTGGCGCTGAGCCTGCCATCCCATGGGCTTACCGGCATCCTCTCGCCTGTTGTCGGAAACCTGTCCTCCCTGAGGATTCTTAACTTGACCGACAACGGATTTTGCGGGAACATCCCTGCGAGCCTCGGTCGTTTGCGACACCTCCGTATCCTCAGCTTGGGCAAAAATGCCTTCTTTGGCCCGCTGCCCACCAACCTGAGCTCTTGCACGAGCCTAATGATCATGCAGCTCCGCTTCAACCAGCTCAGCGGGCGAGTGCCTTCTGAGTTCGGCAACAAATTGACAAACCTTAGGATTCTCAGCCTTACGAACAACAGCCTCACCGGTTCCATCCCAGCGTCGCTGAGCAACTTGTCATCATTGAGTTTTATGAATCTTGGGTTCAATCAGCTTGAGGGTACTATCCCGCATAATCTTGGCGTTCTCAAGGATCTCCGTTTTCTTGCGCTCGCCTTCAACCACCTCTCCGGCAATCTCCCTGTATCCCTATACAACTTGTCTTCGATGGAAACGATGCAGATTCAGTCCAACATGCTCTCCGGCAGCATCGCTACTGATATTGGTCGTAGGTTCCCTAGCATGCAAATCCTTGGTTTTTGGGGAAACCGGTTTGCCGGGCACATCCCTGCTTCACTCTCCAACCTCACATCACTCCAGGTACTCGACCTCTCACAAAATAGCCTCAGTGGATATGTGCCTCGCACGGTGGGGAGACTACATGATCTGCGAAGTCTATACTTGTACACCACGATGCTAGAAGCTAACGACAGGGAGGGGTGGGAATTTATCACTTCTTTATCAAATTGCAGCCAGCTCCAAAAATTATCTATCGGCGGCAACCCGGCTTTCACTGGGCACCTACCAAGCTCAATAGTGAACCTCTCAACAACCCTGCAAAGTCTCGAATTTTTCGGCACTGAGATTTGGGGAAGTATCCCCGCAGCCATTGGCAACCTGGCGGGCCTTGAAACCCTTAGTGCTCAAGATACTTACATATCCGGAGTAATTCCAGATAGCATCGGCAAGCTAGAAAAGCTGACTAGACTTGGTTTGTTCAATACTAACTTGTCAGGCCAAATACCGTCGTCTATTGGGAATCTCTCAAAGTTAGTTATGTTTTATGCATATCATAGCAATCTAGAGGGACCGATTCCAGCAAGCATTGGGAAGTTAAACAGTATAAGTGCCTTAGATTTGTCAATGAACCGACTGAACAGTTCGATTCCTAGGGAGATTTTCAAACTGCCACTTAGCTCTTTGAGTTACTTAAACTTGTCGTATAATTCACTATTAGGAGCCCTCCCCTCTGAAGTTGGCAACTTAGGCAACCTTAACGTCATGGTTTTATCAGGAAACCAACTGTCTGGAGAGATACCTGAAAGTATGGGGGAGTGCACTGTGCTTGAAGAACTTTGGTTGGACAATAACTTATTTAACGGAAGCATACCCAAATCTCTAAACAAGGGTCTGGTTGTACTCAACTTGTCCATGAATGAGTTGTCTGGTACTATTCCTGAAGCCATTGGAAATAT
Protein-coding sequences here:
- the LOC112892259 gene encoding probable LRR receptor-like serine/threonine-protein kinase At3g47570; translated protein: MVMRSACFLLLLTASMFFSTLLDADADDEAALLAFKAAAVGSNTDALASWNGSTDGGYCSWEGVRCRGRHHRVVALSLPSHGLTGILSPVVGNLSSLRILNLTDNGFCGNIPASLGRLRHLRILSLGKNAFFGPLPTNLSSCTSLMIMQLRFNQLSGRVPSEFGNKLTNLRILSLTNNSLTGSIPASLSNLSSLSFMNLGFNQLEGTIPHNLGVLKDLRFLALAFNHLSGNLPVSLYNLSSMETMQIQSNMLSGSIATDIGRRFPSMQILGFWGNRFAGHIPASLSNLTSLQVLDLSQNSLSGYVPRTVGRLHDLRSLYLYTTMLEANDREGWEFITSLSNCSQLQKLSIGGNPAFTGHLPSSIVNLSTTLQSLEFFGTEIWGSIPAAIGNLAGLETLSAQDTYISGVIPDSIGKLEKLTRLGLFNTNLSGQIPSSIGNLSKLVMFYAYHSNLEGPIPASIGKLNSISALDLSMNRLNSSIPREIFKLPLSSLSYLNLSYNSLLGALPSEVGNLGNLNVMVLSGNQLSGEIPESMGECTVLEELWLDNNLFNGSIPKSLNKGLVVLNLSMNELSGTIPEAIGNIHGLQQLSLAHNNLSGPIPEILQNLASLSMLDLSFNNLQGEVPKEGIFRNLANLSITGNNDLCGGIPQLHLAPCKIDSEKKNGRRHLKYLTIALPTTGALLLIAILTALIYLIYKKDKQRSPFQPSIVEEQYERISYHALENGTNGFSEANLLGKGSFGAVYKCALQGEGTIVAVKVLNLEQTGATKSFIAECEALRRVRHRCLIKIITCCSSINKQGQDFKALVFEFMPNGSLHSWLHKKSDMPTINNTLSLAQRLDIAVDIMDALDYLHNHCQPPIVHCDLKPSNILIAEDMSVRVGDFGISRILTESASRTLQNSNSTIGIRGSIGYVAPEYNEGSSITTLGDVYSLGILLLEMFTGKSPTDAMFTGSLDLHRYSEDALPHKIWEIADTTMWLHTDTYDDSTRNRTENCLGHVISLGISCSRKQPRERTLIQDAATEMHAIRDSYQSVGRI